The Tripterygium wilfordii isolate XIE 37 chromosome 1, ASM1340144v1, whole genome shotgun sequence sequence TCTGCTGGCCAGTGAAAGACCCCTCCTTGGAACTGTCATGACCATTTTCCAATGAATACTTGTTAAGAAGTCAGGAATATCAGAGATATAACTTCTAATCCTCCTAAATCTTCTGGTTTCTTTGGACTCCCATCATATGAGCCTTTTCTCAACCTTTTCCACGGGAGCATccaaattcaatttatttaacGCTAGCTCCAAAAGGATGGCCCAAATAATGAATTTATATCAGTTCATTTTGCAACCCAAGATTATTGCTGAAGAGTATCATTCCACCCCTCTACCTATTGGACCCAACTCAGTCTTATTTGTTGAAGGAATGTTGGAATAGGTACATCATAGTCTAAATTGTCATCATGCAGTGTGAAGGTCTCTATGTGTAATCTACATGCTTATTTGATTAATATATACAAGTTAACAAGTTTTTAAAGATATCAATGCACAAGTTTTGTCAAACATGATCGTATATCTATCTTATCATCGCCACATTTTATACACACAAGGACCAAATAAACCACTCAGATCTCAGTCTGagcaattttttttctccttcaagAAACATGAAGGGGGGAAGTCAGGGAGAGAGGTAGAGCTATACACACAGCACATATGCATCAACTGAACAGACTGTGTTTGCAAAAAGGCTTGGTAATTGCAAATCATACGTCCTCACTTAATATAGGCATGTCAAGAAATCCAACCATTATTACATTGCTAAAAGCAAAATTGTCATAAATGAACTTTGAGGTCCAAAAACACTACTACACAAAATTAAACTATCCCAGCAAAGCTATAATTTATCATCCAAGTAGCTAAATTCCAGCATTGGTAAAGCTACACCATAACCACTCTAAGATCACTGAATTGAaccaaattataaaattaatcaCTGAGATCCTAATTAGTTGTACCATTTCAGTCAAAGGTAGAGCTTGAACATCTTGATTGTCAATGCCTTCATCAGAAAATCTCCACTCCCCATCCTCTGTGTATTGGCAAATAGGGCATTGCATAACACCCGCTGCGTTAAATGCTGATCCAATGCAGtctgataaaataataaataaatagagcATTAAGATAGTGAGAGAGGTGCATACAACAATCGTAAACCATAATCACAATTCAAGACATTACTATTATATCAATTACTGAAATGTTGTAACAAGGAATCATTATTTCTTTTAGTTTCCTAGATGCTCTTCATATGACTCCATTCAATGAAGTTTGGAAGAGCTAGATTAATGACCAAAATATCACAAATTGTTCTCAGTGCCACAGAATTCATAATTCTACacttaatcaacaaaagagTAAAAATAGATGCAATCCTCTAAAGAATCTTATTTCTGGTAAACCATAATATCCATCAGAAGAATACCACATACACATttgaaattaaaattgagaTAGATTAAAAGCAGAAGAAAATTACATCCCAAAATCTTCCATAGGCCAAAATAAAACGTACAACAACATTGATCAATCTATCTCCATCGTGCCTTGTATATAAAAGTAATGTACAAAAAATAAGAATACCTTAAAAAGAATtatagaaaaagagagaaaccgAAACTGACCGAGATGAAAAACATGAGAGCAGCGAAGCCTTGCGATCCCGCGGCCAGAATTTTCCAAGACCTGTTCCAAGCAAATCAAGCATTGAGCAATGCGAGATGATGAATGTCCTACGTTGGAAGACATTAGACAGATTTCTCTTTGAAAACTTGTGACTCAGAAGGAAAGGAAGAGGAAAGAAGGAGAAGACAAACAACTAAACAAGGGAACAGAACAGATAAATATGAATTGAAACATGATTTGCAGAAAGGACAAAAATCCTTGCATTGGAACTGTGTTGGCGGAGGCACAGAAATGGTAAGCTCAATACTAGACATTAAACATGCATTAAAAGCAGGAAAAGGAGTATATATGTGGTGGCTCACAGCGTCTGAGTTGTCTAAACTGTATGGATTGTGGTAGTCATTTTATTACCAGTTTAGCTTTGCTGGAGATAAGATCAACTGAAAGTTTGGTTTCCAAGCCAACTGATGAATGTGTTTTGCCTTTTCTTGAAAGGTGAAGGTTCTATACTTCTATTCATTAATGAGATTATTTTACGTTCCTAGACAGTAGGACTAGAAGCAAACACCAAATATGCTCAATTAAAAACATGagaaacccaaactcaaatgcGAGAAATTGTTGGAACCACTATATGCAACTTGCAAGAGCTTACCTTCTTTGCTTGGAATCGAATTGAGCTCCCAGAAATGCTAAAAACTCCAAAACGCAGGCCTAACCTTCCCAAACAACACATCAAAGATGATCTATTAACTTCGAGACAAAAATATCCCAACTCAAAATTTTGGAAACACAAGGCCACAAAAGTTCAAGCACTTTACTTACCCGTCATGTTTATGCTTCAGTTTGGATTCACTTGCTTCACTCGAAGGAGATGAATCTTCATTAGTCTGAAGAATAATATAGTTAATACATCCTTTTGAAACGGAGAAGAACCTTCATCAGTCCCAATTGAAGTATAAAGTATAACTGCTCAGTTTTTCCCTTTCTTCCTGCAATGCTTCGTCATACACGCAAGAAATCTGCATTGTTTCATTGCAATCTTCTTcgaatttcttcacttttccGTTTTCCCTCATGTGAATGCAGCGAATCCCTCTGTCCAACCCCATTGAGCGACTCTCTATCGCTTCACTGACACACCCGTCTGTTCATCTTCCAACGCGAGTGGCTTCTTCCTGATACTGAGCCTGATGATTTCTTCTCCGTGAGGCCCATTATTTGCCTAAGGATTCACTGATTCAGTTGTGTTCCACATTTCGTGACGAAATCGTAATTGGGCGGAGAACTTGGGCCAGGCTTCATATTCTGATCTCAAAATTGGGCACATAATGATGCCCCCATGGGCCACAACCCAAAATCCCACGGCCTCAGGATCATAGAGAATATAATCCAAAGATATTCTCCAGACATGCGCAATCATTCAACCCTGTTCGGAGAAGGACTTCGTGGGAATTTTGGAAAAAGAAAGTCCTTGTTTTGTAATTATACGGTTGCACGTTTCCCAGTTGCTCTCGGCAAAACCTTTGCCTATATATAGACGTCGTGCACCGATCGACCAACCTCTCTAGCATCCTCGGTCTCCTAGCATCCTCTCAGGTACTTTTTTTCCAGATCTATACGAGAGACTCTGCAATCATGTTGGTCTATCAGGACTTGAACACCGGTATGTTTTCCTTCCCTCgtcttctctttctcttgtgATTATTATCTTTCTCAAAAGCGCTTGTTTGATTGGTTTAATTGGAGTACTTTGTCGATTCAATTCGAGGaatatttttttaggttttgttttctttttctgttgcaATTCTCTGGATTTGATTGGAATTGTTGTACTGTGATTGTTAGTTTTTGGTTTATGAGTGTTGGATCTGATTGAAGTATGGGatctttgtttagttttatttaGTAACGCTATAGGCTGTAGATTTATTTGTTGAATCATATGTGCCGTGGATCAGATACTGTAAATTGCAATAATTGGATAATTCGTCCATGCTAGCAATTGATGTGATATGTCTTTTTGTTAGCTTTATAGTAGCGGAATTTAGCTCTTCACTCAATTTTTTGGTTGTTTGCCGAGTTGGTACTTTTGTGATCTGGTGGCTTACTGTGAAATTTGTGTTACTTAGAACTGCCCTATAGCCCTATTTGGTTTGGATGCGATTTACTGTCCATGATCTTGTAATTCTGTGGACAATAATTGGATGGAAAGATTTTATTATAATGCTTtgcaatttttatattttctttggagTTTGGGCCCAGGTCAAGGTGAATTTGTTTATGTATTTGTCTAATATTGTTTTTCTCTGTTGAATCATGCTGTTGAATGGCATTGAGCAATATCAAATATTAAAGTTCTTGAATTTCAGGTGATGAGCTCCTCTCCGACTCATTTCCATACAAGGAGATCGAGAATGGGATTCTCTGGGAGGTCGAGGGAAAGGTTGGTAAAAGCTAATATTTGATTAACTAAGGTTGTATGTGACATTCAATTGAAAGTTCGATGTGCATCACGTGTCCTATTGTTCTTGCTTGTTACTTGTACAACAAACATATAGAAAGGTAGCTTGCCCTATTTATTTAATCGTTGGCTATTGTTCCTCGATGGCTGTTACCTGCTTTTATTACAGTTGTTCAGATCTATCAGTTAAGAGGGAATTTTATTTGTATATCCTTTGGACGTTGTATGCAAGACATTTTATACTGATTCAGTCTTTGTATGTTTTGCTTTGTAGTGGGTTGTTCAAGGAGCAGTTGATGTAGACATTGGCGCAAATCCTTCTGCAGAAGGTGGTGATGAGGATGAGGGTGTTGATGACCAAGCTGTCAAGGTGGTTGACATTGTCGACACATTTAGACTCCAGGTGAGTTATGTgtgttggtatcgaagcctttTCAGCTTAAAATTTTGAAGCATAATTTAATAAGAATTGTGACACTTTTGCAGGAGCAACCTGCTTTTGACAAGAAGCAGTTTGTCACATACATGAAGAGATTCATCAAGGCATTGACCCCTAAGCTGGATGCAGAAGACCAagagaaatttaagaaaaacaTAGAATCGGCAACTAAGTTCCTGCTTTCAAAGCTCAGTGACCTCCAATTGTAAGTTTCTTGTCAGTTATTTCTAAGTTTGTTAAGTAATctcttatatatgtgtgtgcatatatgaTACCCTTATAACACTTGCTAACATGCATGTATGATGCTCTAAACACTTTTTTCCATGCAGTTTCGTGGGGGAGAGCATGCATGATGATGCTACTCTGGTGTTTGCTTACTACAAGGAAGGTGCCACTGATCCGACATTCTTGTACTTTGCCCATTCTTTGAAGGAGGTCAAATGCTAAGAAGTGAGGATATATGGCCAGAAGATAGAAAGTTCTGGCTTTAGTATTAGTTTTTATCATTGCAtgggttttttggtttttgtttattttcgatTATGTTTTGTGCTGGTTTACTTAAGTCTACGTACGTTCTTTTGATTGTATGCTGTTGTGTAGTAGACATTACTATTTATATTGGTTCTGGTTTTGTTCAAGCTTACTGTTGATATATGAGCATGCAAGTGGCCAAGAATAATAATTCTGCCAGTGCCCTGGAAGTGGGTTGTTAAGTGAGCACACATTCACTGTCAAAGTATTCCTTCATGTTGTTTTTTTATAGACTTATATTATTCTTGTGCCGAATTAGTGGAGTTTATTGGGTCACAAAATTGACCGCATCTTATGTACCTTATCTTTGGGGAATGTATTCTGGCCTGGAAGTGgcaagtttttctttctttatgctTCCCGGCTTAAAGCTGGGTTCAGCATTTAAAGGCTTCTCTCTTTGAGTAAGCTATTTTCGAACAAATTAGTATATTGCAGTCCAGCATATCATCAATTCCTAGTTCTGCCCCTGCTTTGCTGCTTCCTAGTTCCTAGAACAGCTCTGCAAGGTTTAGATTTCGTTTCAGTGGGTCTGTGGATATGATGCAGCAtgtaaatcataatgaaatagttgtatatatatacctgaCGGTTGGGAGGGGTCGAGTCTCCACGAGCTTGAATGGCGGATTCGATCCAAAAGGAAAAAGAGCTGATCAAGACCCACTCTTAACGCTTACAAGCTGTGGGTACTATCGTCTACGCCTACCACCATCGCAGATTTCCCACCTTTCGCCAAGAGCAAAAGCAAGACTACTAGTAGAGTAGTAGGCTGCACAGCAACGTGATCACCGCTCTTTTATATGCGTCAACGCAATCACGTTTAGATCCTCTACGAGCACTGTTTGTCGAATGTAATGGACGGCTGATAATGTCGCTGATGGTTTCAGCGACGGAACTCGAGCCATGAAGTGGGGTCCACTGGTCCAGGAGAAATAGAAGTTAAATTTGTTTCGGCAGTGGACTCGGTGGATCAACGTTGAGCCCATCCCAATTTCACTGGGCCAAGTTTCGCCATGCTCGGAAGGATAATGGCTCAATTGTTCCTAAGCCGCGGCCCAATTCACAAGCATTATCAGAGggatagctttagtcacactctGGTTTTTTCCAAAGACACCCcatcaattaatttttataaggGATAGTCAACATAAATTGgggtgtttttaaaaaaaatcgagatgtgactaaagctactCTCATCAGAGTTTTGTTATAGGCCTGGCCCCCTCCAAAGTCCAAAGTGCTTTATTTGCTATTACAATTTTCAACACGTAGCTTTCCTTGTCTTGGTTTTATTATGTAATTGGGATAAGTGAGATCTAAATCATAAAATATTATAAGGTCATTATCAGTGGGTACAGGAGCACTCATGGTGTCATGCACCGGCACCTAATCTCCAATTGATTCTTTTTAATTGATGACTTGCTTTCATTGTAGATATCTCCATGCAAAGATACATGTGAGataacccaacccaacccaacataACATAACTGAGTACGACTTGTTTGTTGGAACCAaacatatgatatatatacatcctCGTACTGTAGTACATGGCTCGATTGGGCAGTGTTAAAGTTTGATGGTGTTGAGCCGAGTTATCAATTGACGAGGGGATTTAGTGTTCTAAATTCCACATCATCTAGAAGAATAAGTGAGTTGTCAAATATAATAGAACAAATTTCCTAATTTGTAACAAACGTTTTTCATttgctcaaactagtatggacCGATGCTTGAATTAAGAAGACAAAGCCGTGCAGACCAATATCGACTGACCTATAAATGAGAAAATGTTACTAGTACGGTGGGACGAGCTCTTACATATACCATGAGAGGAGGTAATTTACTCAACAAGCTAATCATTCAAGTTTAATTCAAAATTGTACCAATGGTTAGATCTAAAACGTCACATGCCTTAAGTTAAAGCAAGGTTTTGTTtataattcaaaaaaagaagtgtATTCCAAGGTATGCGAAGTTGTGTGGTTAGGAGTAAGGACACAATATGTTGGTCGGGGCCCACACCATCATTTGGTCCACAAAATGGCCAGAACAACCTACTACTCTTTCAAGTTCTTTAACACCAATCGTGAAGCCAAGCAAACATGGTTTGTCATTTAGATATTCGATATAAACATAAATTTCGACCGTCATATCAGTATAcacaaaaatattttccatCATGATGATAGTGTAAGTTGACCGCAAGAGAGATTACTCCCAATAGAAGTCATAATCAGAACCTTTCAATTCTATACAGTTTGATCATAGAAAAATTTATCACCAGACTCTTATTCGAGTGGTTTTTCAAATTTATTATGTGTGTAATATGTATGTGTGCATGCATATTTAAGTAACATAGTAAGGAATCTTTGTGTCATCTCCTACTAATGTTAAATGTGTGGTGTTGTGTATGTGTGGGATTACTCTTCCTGACATATAAATTTGTCCTACTCATATGAGTTTCAGAGCCTGCAGTACTAAAGACCAAAACTGAACCTGAAATTAATAATATCTGCTTCAATTAAAAACACAGGTGGAATGGGTCTCACGTGTAATTTGTTTCTCCCTGTTAATTATAACAGTTTCATAGACTAACCAAACATGAttaaataaaatca is a genomic window containing:
- the LOC120001453 gene encoding translationally-controlled tumor protein homolog gives rise to the protein MLVYQDLNTGDELLSDSFPYKEIENGILWEVEGKWVVQGAVDVDIGANPSAEGGDEDEGVDDQAVKVVDIVDTFRLQEQPAFDKKQFVTYMKRFIKALTPKLDAEDQEKFKKNIESATKFLLSKLSDLQFFVGESMHDDATLVFAYYKEGATDPTFLYFAHSLKEVKC